Proteins encoded together in one Balaenoptera musculus isolate JJ_BM4_2016_0621 chromosome 6, mBalMus1.pri.v3, whole genome shotgun sequence window:
- the PPP6C gene encoding serine/threonine-protein phosphatase 6 catalytic subunit isoform X2 — translation MGDFVDRGYYSLETFTYLLALKAKWPDRITLLRGNHESRQITQVYGFYDECQTKYGNANAWRYCTKVFDMLTVAALIDEQILCVHGGLSPDIKTLDQIRTIERNQEIPHKGAFCDLVWSDPEDVDTWAISPRGAGWLFGAKVTNEFVHINNLKLICRAHQLVHEGYKFMFDEKLVTVWSAPNYCYRCGNIASIMVFKDVNTREPKLFRAVPDSERVIPPRTTTPYFL, via the exons ATG GGTGATTTTGTAGACAGAGGTTACTATAGTTTGGAGACCTTCACTTACCTTCTTGCACTAAAGGCTAAATGGCCTGATCGTATTACACTTTTGCGAGGAAATCATGAGAGTAGACAGATTACACAGGTGTATGGATTTTATG ATGAGTGCCAAACCAAATACGGAAACGCTAATGCCTGGAGATACTGTACCAAAGTTTTTGACATGCTCACAGTAGCAGCT TTAATAGATGAGCAGATTTTGTGTGTTCATGGTGGTTTATCTCCTGATATCAAAACACTGGATCAAATTCGAACCATTGAACGGAATCAGGAAATTCCTCATAAAGGAGCATTTTGTGATCTGGTTTGGTCGGATCCTGAAGATGTGGATACTTGGGCAATCAGTCCCCGAGGAGCAGGTTGGCTTTTTGGTGCAAAGGTCACAAATGAG TTTGTTCATATCAACAACTTAAAACTCATCTGCAGAGCACACCAACTAGTGCATGAAGGCTATAAATTTATGTTTGATGAGAAGCTGGTAACAGTATGGTCTGCTCCTAATTACTGTTATCGTTGTGGAAATATTGCTTCGATCATGGTCTTCAAAGATGTAAATACAAGAGAACCAAAGTTATTCCGGGCAGTTCCAGATTCAGAACGTGTTATTCCTCCCAGGACAACGACGCCGTATTTCCTTTGA